The following is a genomic window from Lactococcus carnosus.
GCATGTTCTTGACGTAAGGTTAAGGCGAATTTTTGAGAAAATCCGACTGATCCATCTTTATTTAGCGGTGTTTCTTGCTTAAGAGATGCGCCTTTTTTAATAACCAATTCCTGACGTTTTACCCAGTAAATTTCAGCTTTTGCCCCGTCATAATCGACATAAAAGGGTGTCCCTACTAGTGTTTTTGAGAAGCGATGCTGTGCTTTGGCGGGCGCTGTTTTTTTACTCTCTTTTTTAGCATTATCAGGTAGACTGGTTAAGGTATAGCCTAATCTATCAAGAAAGGGGCTAATCTGATCAAGGTAAGCTTTGATGATCTTAGCTTGATTAGCAGGTAATGTTTCACCAAGCAGATATGCTGTGAAATATGCTGGATCAATATCATCCGGTAAGATGAAGGATAACAGTCGGTCAGCCTTGTCGTCTTGCTTAACCAGGCTAGCACCCTGGCAGTAAAGTAGGGCAACTGAGCTAACATCATCGGGTATGTCAAGTAAGTCACCAATTACTAGCCGACCTAATTGATCAGGAAAAGTTAAAGTGAGCCTATTATGTTCAAAAGGATTAGTCATTATTTGATCACACTGATACCACCGAGATAAGGGCGAAGTACTTCAGGAACTGTAACAGAGCCATCAGAATTTTGGTAGTTTTCAAGAATAGCAGCAACTGTCCTGCCAACAGCTAGTCCAGACCCATTTAAAGTATGAAGGAGTTGTGTTTTACCTGATGCATCACGGTAACGGATTTGCGCACGACGTGCTTGGAAGTCTTCTGTATTTGAACAACTAGAAATTTCACGATAGGTATTTTGAGCTGGGATCCAAACTTCCAAATCAAAGGTTTTAGCTGCTGAGAAGCCCATGTCACCAGTTGATAACGCTAAGACACGATAAGCTAAGCCAAGTTTTTCCAGAATATTACCAGCATCTGCAACCATCTTATCCAGCTCTTGGTATGAGTCTTCAGGTTTAGTAAACTTAACCATCTCTACTTTATGGAATTGATGAAGACGGATAAGGCCACGCGTATCACGACCAGCAGAGCCAGCCTCAGAACGGAAAGATGGACTCATGGCTGTGAAGTAAATCGGCAAGTCCTTACCATCGATAATTTCACCACGATAGTAGTTGGTCAGCGGCACTTCAGCTGTTGGAATCAAGACGAAATCACTATCAGCTAACTCAAATGTATCTTCTTTGAACTTTGGATACTGACCAGTGCCGTACATAGACTCATGATTGACCATATAGGGGGTGATCATTTCAGTGTAGCCTTCTTTGGCATGCTCATCTAGCATAAAGTTATAGAGGGCACGTTCTAAGCGTGCACCTAAGCCTTTATAGAACAAGAATCTTGAGCCAGTGACTTTAGCACCACGCTCCCAATCTAAGATGCCTAACTTTTCTCCTAGGTCCCAGTGTGCTTGTGGCTCGAAATCAAAACTTGGTACATCGCCGACACGTTTGACTTCTACATTATCAGCTTCATCAGTCCCTACAGGCACACCATCAGCGGGGATATTGGGCAAAAGTTCAATGATAGCAGTGACTTTTTCATCAAAGACAGCAAGTTCGGCATCAAGCGCTTTAATTTGATTAGAAACTGCTTGCATGTTTGCAATAGCAGTCGTCGCATCTTCTTTTTGTCGCTTAGCTAACCCAATAGCCTCGGAAGCCTCGTTACGTTGTTTTTTAAGCGCTTCAGTCTCGATAATTAACTCACGTCTTTTGGCATCAAAATCACGTAGCTCATACAGTTTTTCAGGGGCCACACCACGTGTCTTGAGCTTAGCTTCAATGGTGTCAAAGTGATTGCGAATTTGTTTGATATCTAACATATTTTTCCTCCAAAAAATACCGTCAAAGTAGTAGTAGGGCGCATGACGCACGGTTCCACCTACTTTACCTGACGGTATCTCATTTATTTTACGAATTTTAAACACGGTAGAATTTCAAACGACTCAAAGAATTGCTTGCAACACCCGCAATCTTTCTAAACAGTGAGTCGTTCTACTTATCCGATAGCTTAATTATAGCAAGCCTATCAAGAATAATCAACCTTTTCTGCGGGTAAATTTATTAATAAGTGTCCTGATGATGGTTGGTGCCTTGACAACCTTGTCGTTGCCAAGTTGTTCACGAACCAATTTCAGAATTTTACCAGATTCTTTGGAAGAGAAACGCAGATGATTTTGACGCTTACTATTACCTTGGCGGTTTAGAACGACGACAATCTGACGCCCGATTTTGTTGTTTCTCGAAACGACACCCTCCACATGATAGATGGTGTCCCACGGAATTTGAATCGCATCCTCAACATTTGCATCATTAAAAAACTCAAATGCTTTGTCACCGATCAGCAGTTTACCATAAACACTACCAAGCCCAACATAGGCAATGGCAGCAAAGGGTGTAGACGTTTTTGTATTAAGTGATTGTACCATGACTTTATTATACCAATTTTCCATGAAAAAAGCCTGTCAAAACGACAAGCTTTTCTAGAATAGCAAGGCTTACATAATGTGTAAGACATGCATCACAACACCAAAGATAAATAATCCAAGGATGATAATGATTGGAGAAACTTTTTTCTTAAGTAACCACATGCAAAGGAAAGTTAAGAGCAAGCCAGAAAGACCTGGAATCAAACTATCTAAGTTGTTTTGTAGTGTTGTTACTTTTTCAGGTGTTTGAGAAAGGCCTGAACCTACTTGTGCAAAGGCTTCTTTGATACCTTTAGAACCACTAGCAAGTTTATCCCACTCGATGTAAGCACCTTGAGATAATTTTACTTTAGATACTTCTACGACAAACTTAATAGATACCCAGCGTTCAACAAGCACGGCTAGGATAAACATACCGAGGATAGAAGCACCTTTAGTAATGTCTTGTAGGACACCACCAGATAAGTCAGCTGTGATAGAAGAACCAGCTTTGTAACCAAATTCTTGTGTATACCAGATGAATGCCCAACGAATCACGTTCCAAAGAACAAAGAATAAGATTGGACCTACGATGTTACCAGTCAAGGCAAGTGAAGCCCCGATAGCACCAAGGATAGGACGAACTGTAAACCAGAATACTGGATCACCGATACCAGCAAGAGGTCCCATCATACCAACTTTAACGCCTTGAATTGCAACGTCATCGATAGCAGCACCATTAGCGCGTTCTTCTTCAAGAGCAAGTGTTACACCGATAATCGGGCTTGCTACGTAAGGATGGGTATTAAAGAATTCCATGTGACGTGTCAACGCAGCAGCACGGTCTTCTTTTGTAGTATAAAGTTTTTTAATTGCTGGGATTAACGAGAATGCCCAACCTAAGTTTTGCATCCGTTCGTAGTTCCAAGAACCTTGAAGGAAAGTAGAACGCCAAGCAACGGCTAAACGGTCATTTTTTGAAAGTTTAATTTTTTCACTCATAATAATCTTGTCGTCCTTTCTAGTATTCGTTTAAGATGTCGCCGATAGGATCGGTACTGCCAGAATTTCCGCCAGATCCGTTTCCATTACCGCCCATTTTTGAAAGATTAAGGTAAATGAGGGCAAGGGCAAGTCCAACTGCACCAAGTGCGATAAGTGTCAAGTTAGTCACTGCAGCAAGTGCGAAACCAATAGCAAAGAAAGGCCAAACTTCACGTGATGCCATCATGTTGATTACGAGGGCATACCCTACGGCAACAACCATACCACCACCGATAGCCATACCATCTGTTAACCAGGCAGGCATTGCGTTAAGCGCATCTTGTACTGATTGTGTTGGTACTAAAATCAAAGCCAACGCAGGCACGACAATACGAATACCTTGTAGGAACAAGGCGATGAAGTGGAAGCGTTCAAGACCAGCGAAGTTACCTTTAGCAGCTTCAGCATCGGCACCATGAACGAGACCAACAGAGATTGTACGAACGATCATTGTAAGGAAGAGACCAGCAACTGAAAGTGGGATCGCTGTTGAAAATGCAACAGTAATGCCTTTTGTATCAAAGTTACCAGACTGAACCATAATAATAGCAGCAGCAACACCAGCAAGTGCAGCATCAGGTGCAACAGCAGCTCCGATGTTTGCCCAACCAAGTGCCATCATTTGAATTGTACCACCAAGAATAATACCAGCTGTCAAATGACCAGTCACAAGACCAATCAATGTACAAGAAATAATAGGTTGGTGAAATTGGAATTGGTCCAAGATGCCTTCAAGACCTGCAAAGAAAGCAATGATGAGAACCAAAATAATAGATATAATTGACATATATAGTTCCTTTCGATAGGATATTTAGCTAATCCGCTTGTCTATAAAATAGAAAAGCGACTGCTATTTATTTAATGTTAGCTTTTTTGATCAAATCGAACAAATTAGCTTTTGAGTCATTTGGTACTTTACGGACGTCAAATTTAACGCCAAGATCACGAAGCTTTTCAAAAGTTTCGACATCTTTTTCATCCATAGATAAAACTTTATTAACCATCACTTTACCAGTTGAGTGCGCCATAGAGCCAACGTTAATTGTATCTAATGGGACACCAGCTTCAACGACAGCAAGCACATCTTGTGGATTTTCAAATAATAAAAATGCATGGGTGTTACCAAAACGTGGGTCTTTTGCAATTTCAATCATTTTAGCGATTGGAATAACGTTTGCTTTGACACCATTTGGTGCAGCTTGACCAATCAGTTGTTTACGCATGTCATCTTTAGCCACTGCATCAGATACAACGATGATGCGGTCTGCTTTAGAGTCAGGTGTCCAAGCTGTTGCAACTTGACCGTGGAGTAAGCGTGTATCGATGCGGACAAGATTAATTTTAAGCTTGCCGTCACCGATGACTGTGCCTTCAGGGATAGCAGCAACTGCAGCAGGTGCTGCTGATGCTACTGGTGCTAGTTCTTCTGGTTGAAGCGTTTCAGGCAAGATTCTAATGCCGTCTTTTGCTTCTTTCAGGATGTTTGAAACGACTTTTTCTAAGCCGGCTTCAGCATCCATCATCCGTTCTGTGTAGGCTTGAATTAACATAGGTAAATTCAAACCAGTGATAATGGCGATGTTTCTGTCAGGATTTTCTCCTAAAACAGCGCTTGCTTGGTTAAATGGAGAGCCACTCCATAAATCAGCAAGGACCAAAATCTCATCATCAGCGTCAAATGTAGCGATTGCAGCGTCGATTTTGGCGCGCAAATCATCTGGACCTTCGCTAGGCATGAAAGTGACCGTTTGGACTTTTTCTTGCTCACCGAAAATCATTGAGCCTGATTGATGGATTCCTTCGGCAAATTCGCCGTGGCTCGCAATTACGATTCCGATACTCAAATTGAGTTCCTCCTTATAAAATAGTAAGAATAATTATTACTTACTTATTCTACACCTTTATCCCTAATAAAACAACCATAAAAAAGCGATTTCAGAAAACGGTTACGAAAGCGCATGAATACGCTAATCTTAGTATTTTTTCAATAATTGTTATAGAATATAACTATAACAAATTAACCTAGTTAGTTTGATTATGGAAAGAAAGGTATAAGAAAACACTATGAGAATCCAACAATTAAAATATATTATTAAAATCGTTGAAACAGGCTCGATGAATGAGGCATCTAAACATCTATTTGTGACGCAACCTTCCCTATCTAATGCAGTGAGAGAATTAGAAGAGGAGATGAATATTAAGATTTTTACCAGGTCAACGCGTGGTATTACACTGACTTCAGATGGTGCAGAATTCTTATCTTATGCAAGACAAATCGTTGAACAGACAGAATTACTAGAAGAACGTTATAAATTTAATCGAGAGAAAAAAGAGTTATTTGCGGTTTCAGCACAGCATTATGCATTTGTGGTTGAAAGTTTTGCAAGTATCCTACATGAAAGTGACATGAGAAATTATGAACTTATTTTACGTGAAACGAGAACACATGAAGTGATAGGTGATGTTAGAGATTTCAGATCAGAGATTGGCGTATTATACTTAACTGATTTTAATCGTGACGTATTAACCAAACTTTTTAGTGATAGTAACCTTGAATTTACGCCACTATTCCAAACAGCACCCCATATTTTCATTTCAAAACAGCATCCCTTGGCCGATAGAGCATCTGTTAAAATAGAAGAAATGTCTGCATTTCCTTATTTAAGTTATGAACAAGGGGAGCGCAACTCGTTTTATTTTTCTGAGGAAATTCTCTCAACTGCCAGACATGATAAGTCTATTGTTGTGTCAGATAGAGCAACCTTGTTTAACTTGCTTATTGGGCTTGATGGGTATACCATTTCAACAGGCATTTTAAATAGTGACTTAAATGGGGATGAAATTGTAAGTGTCCTATTAGATATAGATGAAACAATTGAGATTGGCTACATTACTCATAAGAAGGGCCTGCTATCGGATCTTGGACAGCGCTTTTTAGCGGAATTAAAAGATAAGGTTACGATATAAATCTTGCTTATATTTAACTGATCGCTTTGGTTGATTGTCCTAAATGTAGAAGCAAAATAGTAAATTAATTGATGGGAAAAAGATAAATAATCCTATTTTTTTTATTGGGTTATTTATGTTTTATTTAGGAAAATATGATAAGATTAAGGTATAGTACGAGATAGAGACGAGGAATAAAGAAGCGTGATTAAAATATTTGGAAAATATAGGTATCATTGGCAACCAGAGCTATCTTTTACAATTATTTACTGGTGTCTCTCAGTAACACCTATTTTTATTAGTTTGGCATTATTATATGAAAACACGCAAATTTCTACCTCTTCATTTGTCTTATTCATTGTCTTTGTTGTGTTAGTTTGGCTCGGCTTTCAGCGCTATTTTGAAATCTCTGAAGATGAGGACTTGCTACTTTCTAGAGGTTTAGTACCTGGTTACGCAGCTAAAACTGTGATATCAAGTATCACTAAAGTAGCAGTTAGTAAAAGAGCGATTATCATTTATGATGATCGAACAACAAAAGGTAGAATCTTTTATATGAGAAAGTGGCCAAAAAAATATTTTATTGATACCTTAGTTATCAATCCTAATTTTAAGGGTGAGTTAATTTTAATTGGTCAATTAGATCATTATTTTAATAGTTATCTAAAAGATAAAAAACAACATTAAGCGTTAGTATATGGATAGCATTGTCACCATAAAAAAATTAGTTTGACATAAAAAAAGAGTCTGCCCCTTAGTCAGGTAAACTCTGATTTTATTTTAATAGCATGAGTAGGACAGGTCTTAGCTGCTTGAGTAAGACTTGGATCAGATGGTATTTCAAGGACTGTCTCATCATTTTCAAAGCGAACTAAGCCATCTATGTCGTAATCGAAAATTTTATTATAGGTATGGCAAAGACCACAGGCAATACATTGTTCTGGTAGGATTTCTATTATCATAGTATTAGTATAACAAAGAAAGGGCATCATGGCCAAAAATAAAGAACCATGGAATAACGAAATATATGGCGCCATGCAAGAATCACGAGAAGGTACGCCTCCGAAACGGTCAAATAAAAAGAAGCAAGCATCAACAAATTTTTTGACGTTTCTAGTGATTCTCTTAGTTGTCATCATTGGTGGTATTATCATGATTATTGTTTGGAACAATCGTCTAGTTGATAACACAAAAATCTCATCGAGCTTTTATACCAGTAAATCGAGTGTATCAAAATCAGTGTCTTCAGAAGCATCAAGTAGTGCGCAAGCACCATCTTCAGAAGCGACACCACCAGCAAGTTCGTCGTCAGCTACACCTGCAAGTGATACGACAACTGTCCTAGCAGGAGAAGGCTTGTATGCTATTGCAGCTAGAACAGGTGCATCTGCTGAAGCAATTGCAAAAGCTAACGGGATGACTGTGGCAAATTGGTACGCTAACCCAGGGGATGTAGTGAAATTAAAATGAATATAAAAAATATACGGATTGCAATCGACGGACCAGCTTCCAGTGGTAAATCAACAGTCGCTAAACTAATTGCTAAGGACTTTGATATCATTTACCTTGATACGGGTGCTATGTATCGTGTTGCAACCTACATTGCACTTTGTAATGGGTTATCTGAGACTGATGGTACAAGTATCATTGGGGTGTTAAAAGAGAACCCAATTTCCTTTGGGAACGCGCCGGAAGGCCAGCTTGTTTATACTGGTGAAGTTGATGTAACACATGCCATTCGACAAAATGATGTCACCAATGCGGTCTCTAAAATTTCAGCTGTGACTGAAATTCGTGACTATTTAGTTGATGTCCAACGCGAGATTGCAAGTCATGGTGGGATTGTAATGGATGGCCGTGATATTGGGACTGTCGTATTACCTGATGCTGAACTTAAAATTTTTCTAGTTGCTTCAGTTGAAGAACGTGCGCAACGCCGTTATAAAGAAAATTTACAAAAAGGCATCGAAACGGATTACGATTTGTTGAAATTTGAGATTTCTGAGAGAGATCGTAAGGACACGACGCGACAAGTTAGTCCTTTAAAACAAGCAAGTGATGCAATCCTCATAGATACAACCGGTATCACTATTTCAGAAGTTGTCTCAAAAATAGAAGATTATGCAAGAAAAGTCTGACTTTGTTCAGATTTTTTTTTACATTTTGCAAGCATTTTGTTAAAATGGGAGAATGGATCAAAGAGTAAAATTAAGAATAGACTATTTACATGCGAATCTCAAGTATCTAAATGATGCAGAGCTATCAGAATATAATCGATTGACTGGACAGCATTTTATACGGCATCATCAAGCGCCACAGCAAGATGAGCGCTACGATAATGGCCAATTTAATCAAGTCAATCAGAATGCCCAATATAATCAGCAAGGACAAAATCGTTCTGATATGTACCAGCAATCGCACTATGATGTCGATGGTGGGCAACCTAATCCTAGTATGCATCAACCCAATCATAAAAAAAACAAAAAAAAACGAAAAAAAGTTGGTTTTTTTAAAAAGCTAAGACGTTTCATTTTGCTGGTTCTGATTTTAATGATCGGATTTTTTATATATGGCTATCAACGTGGTAAGAGTAAAGCACCTGAAGGATTAAAAACGGAAAAATTTTCTGGTAAGAAACCTGCTTCAGGGGCTATTAATATTTTAATTCTTGGTACAGACCAACGTGATTTTCAAAATACTGGTGATGCGCGAAGTGACTCCATTATGGTCATGCAGATTAATAGCAAAGATCACAAGGTCAAACTGGTCAGTTTTATGCGAGATACCCTCGTCTATCAACCAGGTGTTAGCCAATATGGTGCAGATACCAAGATTAATGTTGCCTATAATATCGGTGAACAAGATCATAATCAAGGTGCTGAATATATGCGTGAAGTCTTGAATAAAAATTTTGGCATCGATATTACTTATTACGCTTTGGTTAACTTTAACAGTTTTGCAACTGTTATCGACTCTCTCTACCCGATGGGCCTTAAAATAGATGCCCAATTTTCAACGGTTGATCAACAAAAAGTTGATTCAGTCAAAGTACCAGATGACTTGAATTGGACACCGACACATCAAGATCCAGTCCAGGTGATTAAAACGGGACCTCAGAAGATGGATGGTCGTACCTTACTTAACTATGCAAGATTCCGTAAAGATGATGAGGGTGACTATGGTCGTACCAAACGCCAACAACAAGTGATGAAGGCCATCATGTCTGGTGTTAAAAATCCCTTAACTCTATTTACAGGAAGTTCAGCCTTAGGAACGATAAAAGGTGTGACCTCGACTGACCTGACAAATTCATTTATGCTGACCAAAGCCCCACGCTTACTGTTTGATGCAAGTAAGGGAATTGAAAGTCATACGGTTCCTGAAAATGGTGACTGGGTTGATGCAATGGATCAATATGGTGGCGCCGGTTTATTGATTGATTTTGATAAGTACCAAGCTAAATTAAAAGATCTTTTGGGATAAACAGCTATAGAACCTGGTTTTTTTAGAATCAGGTTTTTTTGTTCTCTAATGTACGAGGATAAACGGGTCTACTCTTGATTAATCTTATAACAAAATGGTAAAATTAGAAAAGGTTTTGAAAAAATATAGAAAGGACCTGTACTAAAAGCGGTATTTTTTGTGCATTCGACAAGGATTAGGTGGAAAAATATGGTATCAATTAAAGAAATTGCAAAATATACGGGTGCTAGTCCGACAACAGTATCAAATGTTATTCATGGACGAACTGGAAAAGTCTCGAAAGAAAAATTTCAACAAATACAAGAGGCACTTGAAAAATTTAACTACAGTGAGCAAATGGCTGGTCGAATCTTAGCCAATAATGGCTCAAGGATTATAGGCTTTATTATTCAAGATGACCTAGGTCTGGAAGCAATGGAGTTTAGCAACCCATATATCGGTGAGTTAACACAGGCGATTGAATATTATATTCGTAAGCAAGGTTATTATCTGATTTATCATCGCTCTAAATCATTCGACGAAAGTTTGAGAGTGATGCAATCATGGCAGATGGAAGGTGTGATCTTATCTGGTGTACAACCAAATGAATTGGTCGCTTGGCATAAACATCTCAAAACACCTGCCGTTTTTTTAGATGCATTTGAGGATCAAACCTCGGATATTAAAGGAAAAATCTATAATGTTGGACTGGATGATCGGGCTGAAGCCAAAAAAATGACAGATTTTCTGATTACTGCTGGTCATACGGAAATCGCCTTCTTATCCCGAGGTGGTTCAGAGACTTGGCAAGGTGTAGATGCTAGTCGGCGAGATGGTGTTTTAGATGCACTGAAGCAGCATAAGTTGTCTTTAGATAAGTCAATAATTGGTATACCAGTTTTGATATCAGAATTTGAGGCATGGTTAGACGCCTTTATTTCTCGGGGATTTTATGGTAAAACTGCTTTGTTTTTTTCTTCTGATTTACTGGCATCTTATGCGCTTTCTCGCATTCAGCGTGCAGGTATCAAAATTCCCGAGGATATTTCCGTGGTTGGATTTGATGGGAATATCCTCAGTCAAGTTGCCTCGCCGAAATTAACCACGATATTTCAAGACTTAAGTTTAAAAGCGGATATGGCGATTACTCTGTTGTTCAAACAGATGAATCAGGATGTTATATCCGAGAATAATGTCTTGATTAAAGGAGAACTGGTAGAGAGGGAAACGGTTAAGTACAGACAAGATTAACTTAACAACGCATAAAAAAAATTAAAATGATTTGAAAACGCTTGCAATACAAAATTGAATATGCTATGATTAGGTTGGGTGTTACGAAACACTTATTTTGTTTAAATTATGAAACAAAGTAAGTGCGGTTGATTAAGTCGACGCTTCAACCTTTTCTAATATCACTTTTATTTTTTCAAGTTAGGTGTTACGAAACACCTAACGATTAATGTTAACTATTGCTTTAAATTGACTTGAAGAAGGAGAAATTCAAGATGGCAACTTTTAAGAAAAAACTGATTTCAGGAATCATGTTGGGTGCAGCAGTTTTAGCTTTTGCAGCATGTGGTAAGAAAGATGACAATGCGGAAACAACGACAGATGGTAAAACCATTATTACCTTAGGTCGGCAAACAGCTGTAGATCCTAAACTACCCAAAGGAGATACTTACAATTCAAATGCTTATACGCGCGCAGTAGACAAAAAATTTAATATCAAAATAAAAGATAAATTTGAGGCTAATGGTGATGACTATAAACGGCAAGTTTCACTCGCAATTGCTTCTGGAGATATACCTGACATGATGGTTGTCTCTCGTGATGAGATGAAGGAATTATATGATAATGATTTGATTGAAGATATGACAGCTGTCTATAAAGATACAGGCAGTAAAGCAATCAAAGATGCTTATGCGTCCTATAAAAATCGGCCGATTGAGGATGGTACATTTGATAAAAAACTGATGGGGCTACCTGCGACTGCAGGAGACTTAGGACCATCTCTCTTCTGGGTTCGTGATGATTGGGCTCAAAAACTAGGTATTAAACTTGATGCAGATGGCAATGGCGCGATTACGATGAATGAACTACATGATTTAGCCAAAACATTTGCTGAAAAAAATCCTGGAGGAACTGCTAAAAATACAGGAATCGCGATCGCACCCACAGTCGTTTCAGGAAGCTATGGCGGGTCAGGTTATTCAGCGATGGGGATCGGTGATGCGCTAGGCTCCCATCCAGGGTTTTGGATAAAAGGTGCAGATGGCAAAATAGTAAATGGGACTGTGACCAAAGAAACGAAAGATACTTTGACACTACTGAACAGTTGGTATAAAG
Proteins encoded in this region:
- a CDS encoding sugar ABC transporter substrate-binding protein — encoded protein: MATFKKKLISGIMLGAAVLAFAACGKKDDNAETTTDGKTIITLGRQTAVDPKLPKGDTYNSNAYTRAVDKKFNIKIKDKFEANGDDYKRQVSLAIASGDIPDMMVVSRDEMKELYDNDLIEDMTAVYKDTGSKAIKDAYASYKNRPIEDGTFDKKLMGLPATAGDLGPSLFWVRDDWAQKLGIKLDADGNGAITMNELHDLAKTFAEKNPGGTAKNTGIAIAPTVVSGSYGGSGYSAMGIGDALGSHPGFWIKGADGKIVNGTVTKETKDTLTLLNSWYKEGILDKQFGTRTWDDISAMMVNGETGIISGPWHIPDWNLFQAKEKNKDVSFKAYALENAQGKVETILNNPTGNFVVVRKGFKKPELAMKIINFIYDDMRNSPTAATDYPEIAAYHATAVDGSTRPFNIEINPATELLDTVSDAKAVLDGQKTENDVKYPDTRSLIKTLQTYSKDPAAAKSTDWATYTSRIFGVNDVLVKVRNEGLLTEIDSPFFGNTKTLEEKGADMDKLREETFMKMITGAKPLSDFDNFVKQWNKQGGTQVTQEVQKAVNAK
- a CDS encoding LacI family DNA-binding transcriptional regulator, producing MVSIKEIAKYTGASPTTVSNVIHGRTGKVSKEKFQQIQEALEKFNYSEQMAGRILANNGSRIIGFIIQDDLGLEAMEFSNPYIGELTQAIEYYIRKQGYYLIYHRSKSFDESLRVMQSWQMEGVILSGVQPNELVAWHKHLKTPAVFLDAFEDQTSDIKGKIYNVGLDDRAEAKKMTDFLITAGHTEIAFLSRGGSETWQGVDASRRDGVLDALKQHKLSLDKSIIGIPVLISEFEAWLDAFISRGFYGKTALFFSSDLLASYALSRIQRAGIKIPEDISVVGFDGNILSQVASPKLTTIFQDLSLKADMAITLLFKQMNQDVISENNVLIKGELVERETVKYRQD